A genomic window from Acinetobacter lwoffii includes:
- the argH gene encoding argininosuccinate lyase, with protein MTTSSNSSNPSHAQTSGMWGGRFSEATDAFVAEFTASVQFDQRFYKQDIAGSIAHATMLAKVGVLTTQERDDIIEGLTAIQADIEAGNFEWRIDLEDVHMNIESRLTQRIGITGKKLHTGRSRNDQVATDIRLYVRDEIDSILELLKKLEKGILSLAAKNTDTIMPGFTHLQTAQPVTFGHHLMAWFEMLVRDSERLIDCRKRVNRMPLGSAALAGTTYPIDRAYTAELLGFEAVAENSLDAVSDRDFAIEFNAAASLIMMHLSRMSEELILWTSAQFKFVNIPDRFCTGSSIMPQKKNPDVPELVRGKTGRVYGDLMSLLTLMKGQPLAYNKDNQEDKEPLFDAIDTVRGSLMAFADMIPALVPNIAEMREAALRGFSTATDLADYLVKNGVAFRDAHEIVGKAVALGVQESKDLSELTLEQLQQFSDLIQADVFEKALTLEASVNARNHIGGTAPAQVKAAIERAHARLEQLYA; from the coding sequence ATGACCACATCTTCTAATTCCTCTAATCCATCACACGCCCAGACTTCGGGTATGTGGGGCGGTCGTTTCTCTGAAGCGACTGATGCTTTTGTTGCTGAATTTACAGCATCTGTTCAATTTGACCAACGTTTTTATAAACAAGATATTGCAGGCTCGATTGCCCATGCAACCATGCTGGCAAAAGTGGGCGTACTGACCACGCAAGAACGCGATGACATTATTGAAGGTCTGACAGCGATTCAAGCCGATATTGAAGCAGGCAACTTTGAATGGCGCATTGATTTAGAAGATGTCCACATGAACATTGAGTCACGCCTGACTCAACGTATCGGCATTACTGGCAAGAAACTGCATACCGGTCGTAGCCGTAATGACCAGGTGGCGACAGATATCCGTCTTTATGTACGCGATGAAATCGATAGCATCCTGGAATTACTGAAAAAACTAGAAAAAGGTATTTTAAGCTTAGCGGCTAAAAACACCGACACCATCATGCCAGGCTTCACCCACTTGCAAACCGCTCAGCCAGTGACTTTTGGTCATCATCTAATGGCTTGGTTTGAAATGCTGGTACGCGATTCAGAACGTCTGATTGATTGCCGTAAGCGTGTCAACCGTATGCCGCTTGGTTCTGCTGCACTTGCAGGTACTACTTATCCAATCGACCGTGCTTATACTGCTGAACTGCTAGGTTTTGAAGCTGTTGCTGAAAACTCGCTGGATGCAGTATCGGATCGTGACTTTGCGATTGAATTTAATGCCGCTGCATCTTTAATTATGATGCATTTATCACGTATGTCTGAAGAACTGATTCTATGGACATCTGCACAGTTCAAATTCGTGAATATTCCAGATCGCTTCTGTACTGGCTCTTCAATCATGCCGCAGAAGAAAAATCCGGATGTGCCTGAACTGGTACGTGGTAAAACCGGCCGTGTCTATGGCGATTTGATGAGCCTGCTGACTTTAATGAAAGGCCAGCCTCTAGCCTATAACAAAGACAATCAGGAAGATAAAGAGCCATTGTTCGATGCGATCGATACAGTTCGTGGTTCACTCATGGCATTTGCTGACATGATTCCTGCACTGGTTCCAAACATTGCTGAAATGCGCGAAGCAGCGCTGCGTGGTTTCTCAACTGCGACTGACCTGGCTGATTACTTGGTAAAAAACGGCGTTGCATTCCGTGATGCGCACGAGATTGTAGGTAAAGCGGTTGCACTCGGTGTACAAGAATCTAAAGACCTGTCTGAATTGACACTCGAACAACTGCAACAGTTCTCTGACCTGATTCAAGCAGACGTATTTGAAAAAGCCCTAACTCTTGAAGCTTCGGTGAATGCCCGTAATCACATTGGTGGCACCGCGCCTGCTCAAGTGAAAGCAGCCATTGAGCGTGCACATGCGCGTTTGGAACAACTTTACGCATAA
- a CDS encoding uroporphyrinogen-III synthase yields the protein MLLINTRPSDRAAGLTQQLQAAQVSVLELPLLELHAMPYSDELSSLYQQLEQAQIIVVVSPTAAQIGMQYLQQAGVALSTLAQVHWVAVGKATEQALASYGIHSHVPEVETSEGMLQLPVLKQLASGSGVAFWRGEGGRQFMMDHLRASNIKVLNFILYRRQCPETTATILAKNLGLLKTQQRFAVLITSEASWLNWLALMQDDAEFMQHVCYLVLGPRLATILGEYQQQHQASFQFVEIDDLDANTILQKMRLILGNA from the coding sequence ATGTTATTGATTAATACCCGCCCCAGTGATCGTGCTGCAGGTTTGACCCAGCAGTTACAGGCAGCGCAAGTGTCTGTTTTAGAATTGCCTTTGCTCGAACTGCATGCAATGCCTTATTCCGATGAGCTGTCGAGTTTGTATCAGCAGCTGGAGCAGGCACAGATTATTGTGGTGGTTAGCCCGACGGCTGCCCAGATTGGTATGCAATATTTGCAACAGGCTGGAGTCGCGCTCTCGACTTTGGCACAGGTGCATTGGGTGGCAGTGGGTAAAGCCACTGAACAGGCATTGGCGAGCTATGGCATTCATAGTCATGTGCCTGAGGTCGAAACTTCGGAAGGCATGCTGCAATTGCCTGTGTTGAAGCAACTGGCTTCTGGTTCAGGTGTAGCCTTCTGGCGCGGAGAAGGTGGTCGTCAATTTATGATGGATCATTTACGTGCCAGCAATATTAAAGTTTTAAACTTTATTTTGTACCGGCGGCAATGTCCTGAAACGACAGCAACGATTTTGGCAAAGAACCTGGGGCTGCTTAAGACGCAGCAGCGTTTTGCAGTTCTGATCACCAGTGAAGCAAGCTGGTTAAACTGGCTGGCACTTATGCAGGATGATGCAGAGTTCATGCAGCACGTCTGTTATTTGGTTTTGGGGCCACGTTTGGCTACTATTCTTGGGGAATATCAACAGCAGCATCAGGCAAGTTTTCAATTCGTAGAAATCGATGATTTAGACGCAAACACGATCTTGCAGAAAATGAGGCTGATATTAGGGAACGCATGA
- the hemC gene encoding hydroxymethylbilane synthase gives MKTLKIATRQSPLALWQAEHIRARLQDLHAGLQVELVTFVTQGDKILDTPLAKIGGKGLFVKELEAALLDGRADLAVHSMKDVPMALPEGLSLAVICEREDPLDAFVSNTYTSFEELPQGAKVGTSSLRRKTQILKQRPDLDIIDLRGNVGTRLSKLDAGQYDAIILASAGLKRLGLAERIRHTLTPEVSLPAVGQGALGLECRTHDQTVLDLIQPLLHADTDACVRAERAFNAYLEGGCQVPIAGYATLKEGVISIEGRVGSIDGAVLLRAQQTGKTADAEQLGVKLAKDLLDQGAGELLKALYSH, from the coding sequence ATGAAGACCCTAAAAATTGCAACTCGACAAAGTCCACTTGCGCTTTGGCAAGCGGAACACATCCGTGCGCGCCTACAAGATTTGCACGCTGGTTTGCAGGTCGAGTTAGTCACTTTTGTTACACAGGGCGATAAAATTCTAGATACACCACTGGCTAAAATTGGTGGAAAAGGACTGTTTGTAAAAGAATTAGAAGCCGCTTTACTGGATGGTCGTGCAGATCTGGCTGTGCATTCCATGAAAGATGTCCCGATGGCCTTGCCCGAAGGTCTGAGTCTGGCAGTGATCTGTGAACGTGAAGATCCCTTAGATGCCTTTGTGTCGAATACCTACACTAGTTTTGAAGAATTGCCACAAGGCGCCAAAGTCGGAACCTCAAGCTTGCGCCGTAAAACCCAGATTTTAAAACAGCGTCCAGATCTGGACATTATCGATTTACGCGGTAATGTCGGCACACGTTTATCTAAACTGGATGCAGGCCAGTATGATGCGATTATTCTGGCCAGTGCCGGTTTAAAACGCTTGGGTCTGGCAGAACGTATTCGTCATACTCTGACGCCTGAAGTCAGTCTGCCGGCCGTGGGTCAAGGGGCATTGGGACTGGAATGCCGTACTCATGATCAGACGGTGCTGGACTTGATTCAGCCACTCCTGCATGCGGATACAGATGCGTGTGTACGTGCCGAACGTGCCTTTAATGCCTATCTAGAAGGCGGCTGTCAGGTGCCGATTGCCGGTTATGCCACGCTCAAAGAGGGTGTGATTTCAATCGAAGGTCGTGTAGGCAGTATCGATGGAGCAGTTTTGCTCCGGGCACAGCAGACTGGAAAAACGGCAGATGCAGAGCAATTGGGTGTGAAGCTGGCAAAAGACTTGCTTGATCAAGGTGCTGGCGAGTTGCTGAAAGCACTCTATTCACACTGA
- a CDS encoding sensor histidine kinase translates to MWSCRLNQIKSSRTKKSITNSKPIAEVTSAQSFTSINEQTQNSYFFSQIGNLRYLLELFAGGNILAMILALAEAQSWQALNGMHLLQYILYINWVLLCFAALVELFHQAFQRMGIKLALISGFLLLQAIVLLTTVNLNILIYFGQNFNFQDLNLAIALDRVGLHLSLGILLGTFCFRYLYLREQWEQQQHSELNARIQAMQARIQPHFLFNSMNSVISLISINPDKAEHMLLNLSRLFRASFQELKLVNLQEEIDLCQRYLEIEQIRLGERLQVEWKLENKDLYSQVQIPLLTLQPLLENSIFHGVEKILTKSTISILVEILQNQINIIITNPYAQDNKTLKKGHGIAIENVRQRLQAYYGPSVTFQTFAGEGMFTTVVRYQYK, encoded by the coding sequence ATGTGGTCATGTCGGCTCAATCAGATTAAAAGCAGTAGAACGAAAAAGAGTATAACAAATTCAAAGCCCATTGCCGAAGTCACATCTGCTCAATCTTTTACATCGATAAACGAACAGACGCAAAATTCCTATTTTTTTAGCCAGATCGGCAATCTACGCTATTTGCTGGAACTGTTTGCTGGCGGCAATATTCTGGCCATGATTCTGGCGCTTGCAGAAGCGCAATCCTGGCAGGCTTTGAATGGAATGCACCTGCTGCAATATATCCTGTATATCAACTGGGTACTGTTATGTTTTGCAGCACTGGTCGAGCTGTTCCATCAAGCCTTTCAACGTATGGGAATCAAACTGGCTTTGATTTCTGGATTTCTGCTGTTACAGGCAATTGTACTGCTCACTACGGTGAACCTGAATATCTTGATATATTTTGGACAGAATTTTAATTTTCAGGATTTAAACCTGGCGATTGCGCTGGATCGGGTCGGACTCCATTTAAGTCTGGGAATTTTGCTGGGAACTTTCTGTTTTCGCTATCTTTATTTGCGTGAGCAATGGGAGCAGCAGCAGCATAGTGAGTTGAATGCTAGGATTCAGGCCATGCAGGCACGGATTCAGCCGCATTTTTTGTTTAACAGCATGAACAGTGTGATCAGCCTGATCAGTATCAATCCGGATAAAGCCGAGCACATGCTGCTGAATTTGTCACGGTTATTTCGTGCCAGTTTTCAGGAATTAAAACTGGTCAACCTGCAGGAGGAAATTGATCTGTGCCAGCGCTATCTGGAGATTGAGCAGATCCGTCTAGGTGAGCGTTTGCAGGTCGAATGGAAGTTAGAAAACAAAGACTTATACTCACAAGTTCAAATTCCATTATTAACTTTACAACCCTTGCTAGAAAATAGTATTTTCCATGGAGTTGAAAAAATTCTTACAAAGAGTACCATAAGCATATTGGTTGAAATATTGCAAAATCAAATTAATATCATCATAACGAACCCTTATGCACAGGATAATAAAACTTTAAAAAAGGGACATGGTATTGCAATAGAAAATGTCAGACAGCGTCTGCAAGCTTATTATGGACCCAGTGTGACTTTTCAAACCTTTGCCGGCGAAGGGATGTTTACGACGGTAGTGCGATATCAATATAAATAA
- a CDS encoding LytR/AlgR family response regulator transcription factor, with translation MDILICDDEPLAVERLSRLVSQLGHDVVATASHGRQAIDLAHQYEPDVILLDIQMPEMNGLACAQHLRQLDPMPAIVFCTAYDQHALDAFKSNAEGYLLKPVMQQELAQVLEHLTKLTQAQMSQLKQKENMDEINISRQQIAAKTYRGVELVPVENIYYFLADQKYVTVRHKNGSVLIDETLKELEQEFGNQFIRIHRNALISVHYLDGLEVVSSGQYQVRCRELDDRLAVSRRHLPFLRDRIQKL, from the coding sequence ATGGACATCCTGATTTGTGATGATGAGCCTTTGGCCGTCGAGCGTTTATCACGTTTGGTCTCTCAACTGGGGCATGATGTGGTGGCGACAGCAAGCCATGGCCGTCAAGCGATTGATCTGGCTCACCAATACGAACCCGATGTCATCCTATTAGATATTCAAATGCCTGAAATGAACGGACTGGCTTGTGCGCAACATTTGCGTCAACTGGATCCAATGCCGGCCATTGTCTTTTGTACGGCCTATGACCAACATGCGCTGGATGCATTTAAATCAAATGCCGAAGGCTACTTGCTTAAACCGGTGATGCAACAGGAATTGGCACAGGTTTTAGAGCACTTAACTAAACTTACCCAAGCTCAAATGAGCCAACTAAAACAAAAAGAAAATATGGACGAAATCAATATCAGCCGCCAGCAGATTGCGGCAAAGACCTATCGTGGTGTCGAATTGGTGCCAGTTGAAAATATCTATTATTTTCTGGCGGATCAGAAATATGTCACTGTGCGTCATAAAAACGGCAGTGTATTGATTGATGAAACCTTAAAGGAGTTAGAGCAGGAGTTTGGGAACCAGTTTATCCGGATTCATCGTAATGCCTTGATCTCGGTGCATTATCTGGATGGTCTGGAAGTGGTGAGTTCTGGTCAGTATCAGGTACGTTGTCGTGAGCTGGACGATCGTTTGGCGGTTAGTCGGCGACATTTACCGTTTTTACGAGATCGGATTCAAAAGCTTTAG